Proteins from one Natrinema salinisoli genomic window:
- the rnhB gene encoding ribonuclease HII produces MPFGVDEAGKGPALGSMFAAAVHCEDSGALPEGIADSKRLAPARREELAAALHADDGIRVGVAEITPTRIDDPETDMNSLAVAAHAEAIDAALADLESDELEGAPVSGLCDACDTDADRFARRVAEACGDRSSDALANALEIDARHGADDDSPLVGAASIVAKVERDAHVATLAEEYGEIGSGYPGDSTTREFLASYIDEHRELPPFARESWSTCEEALAAAEQTGLEQF; encoded by the coding sequence ATGCCTTTCGGCGTCGACGAAGCCGGCAAGGGACCCGCACTCGGGTCGATGTTCGCGGCGGCTGTCCACTGCGAGGATTCCGGCGCCCTCCCGGAGGGAATCGCGGATTCGAAACGACTCGCGCCCGCCCGCCGCGAAGAACTGGCGGCGGCGCTCCACGCGGACGACGGGATCCGGGTCGGCGTCGCCGAGATCACCCCCACGCGGATCGACGACCCGGAGACGGACATGAATTCGCTGGCCGTCGCGGCCCACGCCGAGGCGATCGACGCGGCGCTCGCGGACCTCGAGAGCGACGAGCTCGAGGGCGCTCCCGTTTCCGGGCTCTGTGACGCCTGCGACACCGACGCCGATCGATTCGCTCGTCGCGTCGCCGAAGCCTGTGGGGACCGATCGTCGGACGCGCTCGCAAACGCCCTCGAGATCGACGCGCGCCACGGTGCCGACGACGACTCGCCGCTCGTCGGGGCGGCCAGCATCGTCGCCAAAGTCGAACGCGACGCACACGTCGCTACCCTGGCTGAGGAGTACGGGGAGATCGGGAGCGGTTACCCCGGCGATTCGACCACCCGCGAGTTCCTCGCCTCCTACATCGACGAACACCGCGAACTCCCGCCGTTCGCCCGAGAATCGTGGTCGACCTGCGAAGAGGCGCTCGCCGCAGCGGAGCAGACGGGGCTCGAGCAGTTTTAG
- a CDS encoding carboxymuconolactone decarboxylase family protein: protein MSRDDARVPLLTQEELPEDYQYLFDEDVLGELNLFQSIGHVPRAMQAYMRYGTALWNAGDLSTRERELAILSVARAVRARYEWHQHVELGQKAGITIDELAAIARDDDCPFPEREQAIMRYASAVAAGTVTDPLFEAAVEVTDTETVVGLTMLAGHYLMTARVLSALAVPIDGGEFAGWIPE, encoded by the coding sequence ATGTCACGTGACGACGCACGCGTTCCGTTACTGACCCAGGAGGAGCTCCCGGAGGACTATCAGTATCTCTTCGACGAAGACGTCCTCGGCGAACTGAACCTGTTCCAGTCGATTGGCCACGTTCCGCGGGCGATGCAGGCGTACATGCGCTACGGGACTGCGTTGTGGAACGCCGGCGACCTATCGACGCGCGAACGGGAACTGGCGATCCTGTCGGTCGCCAGAGCCGTCCGGGCGCGCTACGAGTGGCACCAGCACGTCGAACTGGGCCAGAAAGCGGGCATCACGATCGATGAACTGGCGGCGATCGCCCGCGACGATGACTGTCCGTTCCCGGAACGGGAGCAGGCGATTATGCGCTACGCGAGCGCCGTCGCGGCGGGCACCGTCACCGATCCGCTCTTCGAGGCGGCCGTCGAGGTCACCGACACCGAAACCGTCGTGGGACTGACGATGCTGGCCGGCCACTACCTGATGACCGCGCGCGTTCTGAGCGCCCTGGCGGTGCCGATCGACGGCGGCGAGTTCGCCGGGTGGATCCCGGAGTGA
- a CDS encoding GNAT family N-acetyltransferase, whose product MVDVRAAESADAEAMLCIHTDALHHYGADSYDEEELRYLAPTDAEPMDVREHVFGEDRYAAVAEDDGEVIGFGGVRLGDGSLLGVFVDPEYGGTGVGAEIIENVEFHAREAGHKTLTVFAALNAVGFYEACGFDRIGRCNANGAEGPVGTYDSGNLELPAMEMRKGLTEN is encoded by the coding sequence GTGGTCGATGTACGAGCGGCTGAATCGGCAGACGCCGAGGCGATGCTCTGCATTCACACTGACGCGCTCCACCACTACGGGGCAGACAGCTACGACGAAGAGGAGCTGCGATACTTGGCTCCGACCGACGCCGAACCCATGGATGTACGCGAACACGTATTCGGGGAAGACCGGTACGCCGCCGTCGCCGAGGACGACGGCGAGGTGATCGGATTCGGCGGCGTGCGTCTCGGCGACGGCTCGCTCCTGGGCGTCTTCGTCGACCCCGAGTACGGCGGAACGGGAGTCGGCGCCGAGATCATCGAGAACGTCGAGTTCCACGCCCGGGAAGCTGGCCACAAGACCCTCACCGTCTTCGCCGCTCTCAACGCCGTCGGCTTCTACGAGGCCTGCGGATTCGACCGTATCGGCCGGTGCAACGCCAACGGCGCCGAGGGACCCGTTGGGACTTACGACTCGGGCAATCTCGAACTGCCCGCGATGGAGATGCGAAAGGGGCTCACCGAAAATTAA
- a CDS encoding tRNA pseudouridine(54/55) synthase Pus10, with product MITEDARALLATGAICDSCLGRPFAERSFGLTNAERGRALRTTVALADDDDFEPTDPADCWVCEGYCGTFDAIADTIVDALEGVDFATYQVGSRVTPLVEENERLLREDAGLEPDAGESMKREVNREVGRRVGAATETEVDFDRPDVLAIVDLEGFDPLEALESGTVTSHAVDVQINPAFVYGRYRKLERDIPQTEWPCRECGGSGIQLGDDGEVDCEYCGGSGYMYDTSVEQVVRPHVVEAMDGDEGTFHGAGREDVDARMLEGGRPFVLEVKRPRERDPDPDALEAEINAAADGSVEVEGLRLATYEMVERVKEHDASKQYRADVEFAEPVEEDALETALAELEGTTVDQYTPERVDHRRAGLTRERTVYGIDGDLRSPTEAEIRIHGEGGLYVKELISSDDGRTEPSLAGLLETDAEVTALDVTGVEGEDEPFELEEYFLDEPRSTA from the coding sequence ATGATCACGGAAGACGCCCGCGCGTTGCTGGCGACGGGAGCGATCTGCGACTCCTGTCTCGGGCGGCCCTTCGCCGAGCGGAGTTTCGGGCTGACCAACGCCGAGCGGGGCCGAGCGCTGCGCACGACGGTTGCGCTGGCCGACGACGACGACTTCGAGCCCACGGACCCGGCGGACTGCTGGGTCTGCGAGGGGTACTGTGGCACCTTCGACGCCATCGCCGACACGATCGTGGACGCCCTCGAGGGCGTCGACTTCGCCACCTACCAGGTCGGCTCGCGAGTCACACCGCTCGTCGAAGAGAACGAACGACTCCTCCGGGAGGACGCCGGTCTCGAGCCCGACGCCGGCGAGTCGATGAAGCGCGAGGTCAACCGCGAAGTCGGCCGACGCGTCGGCGCGGCGACCGAAACCGAGGTCGACTTCGACCGACCCGACGTGCTCGCGATCGTCGATCTCGAGGGGTTCGACCCGCTCGAGGCCCTCGAGTCAGGCACCGTCACGAGCCACGCGGTCGACGTGCAGATCAACCCCGCGTTCGTCTACGGCCGCTACCGCAAACTCGAACGCGATATCCCGCAGACGGAGTGGCCCTGCCGGGAGTGTGGCGGCAGCGGCATCCAGCTTGGCGACGACGGCGAGGTGGACTGCGAGTACTGCGGCGGCTCCGGCTACATGTACGACACCAGCGTGGAACAGGTCGTTCGACCCCACGTCGTCGAGGCCATGGACGGCGACGAGGGCACCTTCCACGGCGCGGGACGGGAAGACGTCGACGCCCGCATGCTCGAGGGCGGGCGGCCGTTCGTGCTCGAGGTGAAACGACCGCGCGAGCGCGATCCGGATCCCGACGCGCTCGAGGCGGAGATCAACGCGGCCGCCGACGGCTCCGTCGAGGTCGAGGGGCTCCGGCTCGCGACCTACGAAATGGTCGAGCGGGTCAAGGAACACGACGCGAGCAAGCAGTACCGGGCCGACGTCGAGTTCGCGGAGCCTGTCGAGGAGGACGCCCTCGAAACGGCGCTCGCCGAACTCGAGGGGACGACCGTCGATCAGTACACGCCCGAGCGGGTCGACCACCGGCGGGCGGGACTGACCCGCGAGCGAACCGTCTACGGGATCGACGGCGACCTCCGCTCGCCGACCGAGGCCGAAATCCGGATCCACGGCGAAGGCGGCCTCTACGTGAAAGAACTCATCAGCAGCGACGACGGCCGGACCGAGCCGAGTCTGGCGGGCCTGCTCGAAACCGACGCCGAGGTGACGGCACTGGACGTGACCGGCGTCGAGGGGGAGGACGAACCGTTCGAACTCGAGGAGTACTTCCTGGACGAGCCGCGTTCGACCGCGTAG
- a CDS encoding S1C family serine protease produces the protein MQDSRLDRRSFLAAASAGLAGAVAGCAEPQADSSIEGDSSYTIDRENLAEGSAFTDLYDAIIESVTQVRVFGIEDPDTGAEGRGQGSGFLYDDRHVVTNDHVIADGEAADLQYINGDWTSTTLVGRDYYSDLAVLEVDHAPDAATPLSLTERRPVVGQQVAAVGNPYGLEGSMSAGIVSGVDRTLNAPQRQFSYPNVIQTDAAVNPGNSGGPLVDLEGNVVGVINSGGGDNIAFAISAALAGRVVPALIESGSYDHSYVGIGLRTVDRIVAEANDLPEATGILVVSVADGSAADGVLRPSSETVQRRGESIPVGGDVILELDGNPIPDRHALSTYLALETSPGDTLAMRLRRDGRTITRELTLGARPSVSR, from the coding sequence ATGCAGGATTCCCGACTGGACCGCCGCTCTTTTCTCGCCGCCGCGAGCGCCGGCCTCGCCGGTGCCGTCGCCGGCTGTGCCGAGCCCCAGGCCGATAGCTCGATCGAGGGCGACTCCTCGTACACCATCGACCGAGAGAACCTCGCGGAGGGATCGGCGTTTACTGACCTCTACGATGCGATCATCGAATCGGTGACACAGGTCCGCGTATTCGGCATCGAGGATCCGGATACCGGTGCCGAAGGTCGCGGTCAGGGTTCGGGCTTTCTCTACGACGACCGCCACGTCGTCACCAACGACCACGTCATCGCCGACGGCGAGGCGGCCGACCTCCAGTACATCAACGGCGACTGGACGAGCACGACGCTCGTCGGCCGCGACTACTACAGCGATCTGGCCGTCCTCGAGGTCGACCACGCCCCCGACGCGGCGACGCCGTTGTCCCTGACCGAGCGCCGCCCCGTCGTCGGCCAGCAGGTCGCCGCGGTCGGCAACCCCTACGGCCTCGAGGGATCGATGTCCGCGGGGATCGTCAGCGGCGTCGACCGGACGCTCAACGCACCCCAGCGGCAGTTCTCGTACCCGAACGTGATCCAGACGGACGCTGCGGTCAACCCCGGCAACAGCGGCGGGCCGCTCGTCGACCTCGAGGGGAACGTCGTCGGTGTCATCAACTCCGGCGGTGGCGACAACATCGCCTTCGCCATCTCGGCGGCGCTCGCCGGACGCGTCGTTCCGGCGCTCATCGAATCGGGCTCGTACGATCACTCCTACGTGGGGATCGGGCTCAGAACGGTCGATCGCATCGTCGCCGAGGCCAACGACCTTCCCGAAGCGACCGGCATCCTCGTCGTCTCCGTTGCCGACGGCTCGGCCGCCGACGGCGTCCTCCGACCGTCCTCGGAGACGGTCCAGCGACGCGGCGAATCGATCCCCGTCGGCGGTGACGTGATCCTCGAACTGGACGGTAACCCGATCCCCGATCGCCACGCGCTCTCGACGTATCTCGCGCTCGAGACCAGTCCCGGGGACACGCTCGCGATGCGTCTCCGACGGGATGGTCGGACGATCACCCGCGAGCTCACGCTCGGCGCCCGGCCGTCAGTTTCGAGATAG
- a CDS encoding DUF7511 domain-containing protein, which translates to MTDADFHSPTTEEPPVELDHVTVEPDDAPAECAIFPCGASEDELMTAWISAHDDSFVDLESMR; encoded by the coding sequence ATGACCGACGCCGATTTCCACTCACCAACCACCGAGGAACCGCCAGTCGAACTCGATCACGTCACGGTCGAACCCGACGACGCCCCGGCCGAGTGTGCAATCTTTCCCTGCGGGGCCAGCGAGGACGAACTGATGACTGCCTGGATCTCGGCGCACGACGATTCCTTCGTCGACCTCGAGTCGATGCGCTAG
- a CDS encoding HVO_A0556 family zinc finger protein produces the protein MAKSEPSKPSGKRQLFAILEGRPCPDCAEGELERGRYKNNRAVVCDSCEMPQVQVWSASLE, from the coding sequence ATGGCGAAATCAGAGCCGTCGAAGCCCAGCGGGAAACGGCAGTTGTTCGCGATACTCGAGGGCCGGCCCTGCCCGGACTGCGCCGAGGGCGAACTCGAGCGAGGGCGCTACAAGAACAACAGAGCGGTCGTCTGTGACAGCTGCGAAATGCCCCAGGTACAGGTCTGGTCGGCCTCGCTCGAGTAG
- a CDS encoding metal-dependent hydrolase, translated as MWPWGHLAVAYLFYTISIRQRFDRPPSTLPAIALAVGSQIPDLIDKPLAWNFGVLPGGRTLAHSLFVVALLAPAVLLVSDRLRHRAIGVGFLVGYGSHLLADIPPAVLSGEFAHAAYLLWPVLEQPPEEPVAGILDAILHYYTLGAYEWVQFGLFAVAVLAWYRDGMPGLELVTAPIVRRFGSRS; from the coding sequence ATGTGGCCCTGGGGACACCTCGCCGTCGCCTACTTGTTCTACACCATCAGCATACGCCAGCGGTTCGATCGGCCGCCGTCCACCCTCCCGGCCATCGCACTCGCCGTCGGTTCGCAAATCCCGGACCTGATCGACAAACCCCTCGCGTGGAACTTCGGAGTCCTGCCCGGCGGTCGAACCCTCGCACACTCGCTGTTCGTCGTCGCCCTCCTCGCCCCGGCCGTCCTCCTCGTGTCGGATCGGCTCCGACACCGAGCGATCGGCGTCGGCTTCCTCGTCGGCTACGGCTCGCACCTCCTCGCGGATATTCCGCCCGCGGTCCTCTCCGGTGAATTCGCCCACGCCGCCTACCTCCTGTGGCCGGTCCTCGAGCAACCCCCCGAAGAGCCCGTCGCCGGGATTCTCGATGCCATCCTCCACTACTACACCCTGGGGGCCTACGAGTGGGTCCAGTTCGGGCTGTTCGCCGTCGCCGTCCTCGCCTGGTATCGCGACGGTATGCCCGGACTCGAACTCGTCACCGCCCCGATCGTGCGGCGATTCGGGAGCCGGTCCTGA
- the trmY gene encoding tRNA (pseudouridine(54)-N(1))-methyltransferase TrmY, with the protein MRQFVLIGHDVPTTPDFSLDDLAGGAGRLDALCRSITAAFVTSHGIREDVRVHLIAQDEFTVTFDGRELQRLNPDERSTAALVRKALEHREDAIGALPAEPSPGIELYRRGFEGTLEAIADDGPIVQLHEDGDAVVDVGTDALAESTFVLSDHRDFTDEEAALLEDYADRRLRLGPELLHADQAITVAHHYLDTDGYERF; encoded by the coding sequence ATGCGCCAGTTCGTACTCATCGGTCACGACGTCCCCACGACGCCCGATTTTTCGCTCGACGACCTCGCGGGCGGGGCCGGTCGCCTCGACGCGCTCTGTCGCTCGATCACCGCCGCGTTCGTCACCTCACACGGCATCCGGGAGGACGTCCGCGTCCACCTGATCGCCCAGGACGAGTTCACCGTCACCTTCGACGGGCGCGAACTCCAGCGACTCAACCCCGACGAACGAAGCACCGCCGCACTGGTTCGCAAGGCCCTCGAGCACCGCGAGGATGCAATCGGCGCGCTACCCGCGGAACCCAGCCCCGGTATCGAACTCTACCGTCGCGGCTTCGAGGGCACGCTCGAGGCCATCGCCGACGACGGCCCGATCGTCCAGCTCCACGAGGACGGCGACGCGGTAGTCGACGTCGGTACGGACGCGCTCGCGGAGTCGACCTTCGTCCTGTCCGACCACCGGGACTTCACTGACGAGGAGGCGGCGCTGCTCGAGGACTATGCCGACCGACGGCTTCGGCTCGGTCCCGAACTGCTGCACGCGGATCAAGCGATCACCGTCGCCCACCACTACCTGGATACGGACGGCTACGAGCGGTTTTGA
- a CDS encoding DUF7563 family protein translates to MVCMTVAPWPSVDNSTCKHCGAHVTDQFRRVFGDDDDRAHRCGDCDTYARLSRGSAAGVDVSVPDPETSHGRHGGSADA, encoded by the coding sequence GTGGTCTGCATGACGGTCGCACCGTGGCCGTCGGTCGACAACTCGACGTGCAAGCACTGCGGTGCCCACGTTACGGACCAGTTCCGTCGCGTTTTCGGTGACGATGACGATCGGGCCCACCGCTGTGGCGACTGCGATACCTACGCGCGACTGAGCCGCGGCTCTGCAGCTGGTGTCGACGTTTCGGTTCCAGATCCAGAGACATCGCACGGTCGGCACGGAGGTAGTGCCGATGCGTAG
- a CDS encoding DUF7344 domain-containing protein, translated as MDTLCDSVRRETIHYFENHNSEKTSTVDQLVAHIETRVPNINHEELSLLLQHNHLPKLQSRGWLEFDHRSNTIRYHGHESAQQWLEEMLEVFDE; from the coding sequence ATGGATACGCTGTGTGATAGTGTCCGGCGAGAGACGATCCACTATTTCGAGAATCACAATAGCGAAAAGACCAGTACGGTCGATCAATTGGTCGCTCACATAGAGACGCGAGTTCCAAATATAAATCACGAGGAACTATCACTTCTGCTCCAACATAACCATCTACCAAAACTGCAATCAAGAGGGTGGCTGGAGTTCGATCATCGAAGTAACACCATCCGATATCACGGACATGAATCAGCCCAGCAGTGGCTGGAAGAAATGTTAGAGGTATTTGACGAATAG
- a CDS encoding HalOD1 output domain-containing protein codes for MNNTQSVSFKIVEKIAEREQVSPAELQPPIHYAIDTDALDSLYQSNTSDRRPAKVEFEYKGYTVAVDSTGDVDVRDQVSASEPDKTFV; via the coding sequence GTGAACAACACTCAATCGGTCAGCTTCAAGATTGTTGAGAAAATCGCCGAACGCGAACAGGTGTCACCAGCGGAACTCCAACCACCGATCCACTACGCTATTGATACGGACGCACTCGACTCGCTCTATCAATCAAATACGTCCGATAGGAGACCTGCTAAAGTCGAATTCGAATATAAAGGCTATACGGTAGCTGTCGATAGTACGGGGGATGTGGATGTCAGAGATCAGGTGTCAGCATCGGAACCTGACAAAACGTTCGTGTGA
- a CDS encoding type IV pilin: MDAKRIRSKLIGSEDERAVSPVIGVILMVAITVILAAVIAAFVLDLGQSQSASAAAGVEFDASSGDVTITYISSDRIDDGTSLDIQQDSGGCDGESLSSVGDSVTCSHSDESVTVVGTYQGEQTVVASWEP, translated from the coding sequence ATGGACGCAAAACGAATCAGATCGAAGCTGATCGGAAGCGAAGACGAACGAGCAGTATCGCCAGTTATCGGTGTAATCCTTATGGTCGCTATTACGGTCATTCTCGCGGCCGTGATCGCAGCATTCGTGCTTGATCTTGGTCAAAGCCAAAGCGCAAGTGCTGCTGCTGGTGTCGAATTTGATGCCAGTAGTGGTGATGTCACGATCACCTATATTAGCAGTGATCGGATTGATGACGGTACTTCCCTGGATATCCAACAAGATTCGGGAGGTTGTGACGGAGAATCTCTGAGCAGTGTTGGTGACTCAGTAACTTGCTCCCATAGTGATGAGTCAGTGACTGTGGTCGGGACATACCAAGGAGAGCAGACGGTTGTCGCAAGCTGGGAACCCTGA
- a CDS encoding type IV pilin: MRSSRQSTEDQDDRAVSPVIGVILMVAITVILAAVIAAFVLDLGQSQSASAAAGVDFTENGDEVTAQLVQIDRADNIYVRATDNNGDTRWIGPDDQEVDKSSRNAWSVGNSVTVDTSSPGSGDLSGWSGSGGTIESITVIGDLDNQDTVIQSWD; encoded by the coding sequence ATGAGATCGAGTCGACAATCTACGGAAGATCAGGATGACCGAGCAGTATCACCAGTTATCGGTGTGATACTCATGGTGGCAATTACAGTCATTTTAGCCGCTGTGATTGCTGCATTTGTCCTTGATCTTGGCCAGAGCCAGAGTGCAAGTGCTGCTGCCGGTGTCGACTTCACCGAGAACGGTGACGAAGTCACCGCTCAATTAGTTCAGATCGATAGAGCGGACAACATCTACGTGCGGGCCACGGATAATAACGGAGACACGAGATGGATCGGACCCGATGATCAGGAGGTAGACAAATCTAGTCGTAATGCGTGGTCCGTTGGAAACTCTGTTACAGTCGACACATCTAGCCCCGGGTCTGGCGATCTAAGCGGTTGGAGTGGCAGTGGTGGTACCATCGAATCCATTACTGTCATCGGAGATCTCGACAATCAGGATACCGTTATCCAGAGCTGGGACTAA